The proteins below are encoded in one region of Triticum aestivum cultivar Chinese Spring chromosome 1B, IWGSC CS RefSeq v2.1, whole genome shotgun sequence:
- the LOC123104293 gene encoding protein Rf1, mitochondrial isoform X6 produces MPRFSSTTPMSPLRLRLRLRLGARHSSSTSHSSRSWDPHSAFAAAAERARSGILTPEDAHHLFDELLRQGNPVQDRPLNKLLSALARALASATCRNGPALAVALFSRISQGARRRVAEPTACTYGILMDCCCRAHRLDLVFAFFGRLLRTGLKAGVIQVCTLLKGLCRAKRADEALDVLLHRMPELGCTPNVVAYTTVIHGFFKEGQVGKACNLFHGMAQQGVAPNLVTYNSVIDALCKAKAMDKAEYFLGQMVDDGVVPDNVTYNSLIHGYSSSGHWKEAVRVFKEMTSRRVTADVHTYNMFMTFLCKHGRSKEAAGIFDTMAIKGLKPDNVSYAILLHGYATEGCLVDMINLFNSMERDCILPDCRIFNILINAYAKSGKLDKAMLIFNEMQKQGASPDAVTYSTVIDAFCKKGQLDDAMIKFNQMIDTGVPQGTAVYGSLIQGFCTHGDLVKAKELVTEMMNKGFSETKKPRICLLQYQPMVW; encoded by the exons ATGCCTCGCTTCTCCTCCACCACGCCCATGTCGccactccgcctccgcctccgcctccgactCGGCGCCCGCcactcctcctccacctcccattCCTCACGCAGCTGGGATCCCcactccgccttcgccgccgccgcggagCGTGCGCGCTCTGGCATCCTCACCCCGGAGGACGCACACCACCTGTTCGACGAATTGCTCCGGCAGGGCAATCCTGTCCAGGACCGCCCCTTGAACAAACTTCTCTCCGCCCTCGCCCGTGCTCTGGCGTCCGCGACCTGCAGAAACGGCCCTGCACTCGCGGTCGCCCTCTTCAGCCGCATATCCCAAGGTGCCCGCCGACGTGTGGCAGAGCCAACGGCCTGCACCTACGGCATCCTCATGGACTGCTGCTGCCGCGCACACCGCCTCGATCTGGTGTTCGCTTTCTTCGGCCGTCTCCTCAGGACGGGACTTAAGGCAGGCGTCATTCAAGTTTGCACTCTTCTCAAGGGCCTCTGCCGCGCAAAGCGGGCTGATGAGGCTCTCGACGTGCTGCTTCACAGGATGCCTGAGCTGGGCTGCACCCCCAACGTGGTGGCATATACCACGGTCATCCACGGCTTCTTTAAGGAAGGCCAAGTAGGCAAGGCATGCAATCTGTTCCATGGAATGGCGCAGCAGGGCGTTGCGCCTAATTTGGTGACATATAACTCGGTTATTGATGCGTTGTGCAAGGCCAAAGCAATGGACAAGGCAGAGTATTTCCTTGGTCAGATGGTTGATGATGGTGTCGTACCTGATAATGTGACATATAATAGCCTCATCCATGGATATTCCTCTTCAGGCCACTGGAAGGAGGCAGTTAGGGTATTCAAAGAGATGACAAGTCGGAGGGTTACAGCAGATGTGCATACTTACAACATGTTTATGACCTTTCTTTGCAAACATGGAAGAAGCAAAGAAGCTGCAGGAATTTTTGATACCATGGCTATCAAGGGCCTGAAACCTGACAACGTTTCATATGCTATTCTCCTTCATGGGTATGCCACCGAAGGATGCTTAGTTGATATGATTAATCTCTTCAATTCAATGGAAAGAGATTGTATTCTACCTGACTGTCGTATCTTCAACATACTGATTAATGCATATGCTAAATCTGGGAAGCTTGATAAGGCTATGCTTATCTTCAATGAAATGCAGAAACAAGGAGCGAGTCCAGATGCAGTCACGTATTCAACTGTAATAGATGCATTTTGCAAAAAGGGTCAGTTGGACGATGCTATGATAAAGTTTAATCAGATGATTGATACAGGAGTACCACAGGGCACAGCTGTTTATGGTTCTCTAATCCAGGGTTTTTGTACACACGGCGATTTGGTGAAAGCAAAGGAATTGGTTActgaaatgatgaacaaag GGTTCAGCGAAACCAAGAAGCCAAGGATTTGTTTGCTGCAGTATCAGCCAATGGTTTGGTAG